GCGCGGCGGACCTGCCTGCGCAGCATGACCTTGGGAAAGCTCACCAGCGTGGTGAGCAGGCTCACCATCCAGTAGGCCAGCGGATACCAGATGACCCAGTAGAGCGAGCGCGCCAGCCCTGGCTCGTAGCGGCGGTCGATCAGGATGCTGACGGCGAACTGCAGCAGGCAGACCACCGCCAGCATCATGCCGGTGAAGGCCGGCGGCAGCAGGCTGGCGATGTGCATGTTGTTGGGCAGCGCGACGACCTGGCTGACCAGCCACAGCAGCACCGAGATGGCGAAGGCGAAGGACCAGGCCGTGGACAGGCAGAATTCCGCCATCAGCGGCCACAGTCGGCGGTGGCGCCAGTTCCAGATCGAGCGCAGATTCTTCAGGAAGACCTCGGCGCCGCCCTGGGCCCAGCGCAGCCGCTGCTTCCACAGCCCGCGCAGCGTCTCGGGCATCAGGATCCAGCACAGGCCGCGCGGTTCGTAGAAGATCGACCAGTGATCGCGCTGCAGTTTCCAGCTGATGTCGATGTCCTCGGTGATCATGTCCAGGCTCCAGTAGCCGACCCGGTCCAGCGCCGTGCGGCGGAACGCCGCCACCACGCCGGACACGGTGAATACCTGGCCGTAGACCCGCTGCGTGCGCTTGATCAGGCCGATGATGGACGAGAACTCGCCCACCTGGATGCGGCCGATCAGCGTGGAGCGCGTGCGGATGCGCGGATTGCCCGTGACCGCGCCCACGCGCGGGTTGTCGATCAGCGGCGCCACCAGGTAGGCGGCGGCGTCCGGATCCAGCATGGCGTCGCCG
The Achromobacter sp. AONIH1 DNA segment above includes these coding regions:
- the pgaC gene encoding poly-beta-1,6-N-acetyl-D-glucosamine synthase, with translation MIDRLLALLILCAVLSAPFGFALALTSQALLGFVFFYPLFMSGLWMAGGLYYWWHWERHWAWGARREAPALAGNPLVSILVPCYNEADNGEDTLLAALNQNYPHIEVIAINDGSSDGTAQMLDRLAAQHERLRVVHLAQNQGKAMALRMGALAARSEYLVCIDGDAMLDPDAAAYLVAPLIDNPRVGAVTGNPRIRTRSTLIGRIQVGEFSSIIGLIKRTQRVYGQVFTVSGVVAAFRRTALDRVGYWSLDMITEDIDISWKLQRDHWSIFYEPRGLCWILMPETLRGLWKQRLRWAQGGAEVFLKNLRSIWNWRHRRLWPLMAEFCLSTAWSFAFAISVLLWLVSQVVALPNNMHIASLLPPAFTGMMLAVVCLLQFAVSILIDRRYEPGLARSLYWVIWYPLAYWMVSLLTTLVSFPKVMLRRQVRRARWTSPDRGIKSKEAS